In Persicimonas caeni, a single window of DNA contains:
- a CDS encoding protein kinase domain-containing protein yields MSSETPSLPQPGDLIGGRFRILEHLGTGGFGTVYKALQENVGREVALKFLTPGVAEDPINVERFRREAYHVSQLRHPHTITLYDYGQTEAGLVYMVMEILDGEALSDIIQNHGALEPPRAAHVFIQVLKSLSEAHRRGLVHRDLKPENIFLCEMFGEHDYVKVLDFGVAKMTLMDADDDDGEETLTKAGRIFGTPMYMAPEQACAEPITPATDVYALGLLLYEIWTGKPPVTGRNRMDVIHKQIRDPVPELSDDFEKTPVGQVIRTACMKGVDRRYQNAAELLEAFVSALRQMKIFPAPKGGTSPEISVTSLVPEDAPGDDSTHQMTPPSELTTHPARSVNEKARPAKPKATPPPVPPSQAKPANNSTQASPKKSARPPARGRLRRRSSQAGSRTNSQVGGRGMRRQRSRSQPGSPRYQLPLLGREDVLAQLTGIVEDSAAAKSGQIVLVEGESGIGKSRVVRTLEKQLTQQGVAVSIGHFRRRSLPMEALREALAVSWGVAHSERKEVDRVIRNDLNSIGGFSDEEIAFVVDFVRPPALDASQMPTSTEEAGALFARLERLLLKISEQKPFVLMLEDIQYADSATLSFLEYLAVTLRTQAAPIVVMMTLRPEERGFNGDVEQSLRTMNANIGVGFSRVPIKRLRGRHLARLLDAILPLQARIKERIGWLSQGVPLHAIQIIRYLRNEGKLVRQGQRWGLKEGSPRDINLPPDLMDLMHLRLQQAISAHGGSSDLRALLEWMAVLGMRTPVDLLVGVLAATGDVDVEHLDDALGALADEGIIHQTLHRNLMCVEFDSSLLREALLGDLSDRWSNRRLHQQAARHKADFYRDKNLELPLVEIADHWRQAGEMERYQDTLYEAARRSKERFDTRGARERFRELLGVLEEQGDRSDKWVHTHLALAELARRFGEFGLAEDHYRRIIAAGVKERPEGAEALRGFAHLLFVQRRMQEALDFYKRALQASQKKKDVAGVAKALVGLSRVYLMRGDAKEGAKVRDRLEEMLPHLPQGEIAGRVLLHLAEVSQRQGDLSGRYDYLVRARKELEDSQDRQGLSDVLIALGSSLMDPAMNAPDRLQKAGDVLREALEIKRSIGDRHGVAETFRYLGQLEMEHADFLAAESLLQQSLNVHEALGAPFNIGASHNGLGVAYLLNGEFDAAEHHWDQAIELFKRVGDQIAISHTMLNKGILAINRGDVTRAQSLLRESRRIKESFGSSWALFDLRNHLAIAAMWLGEFENAEQILNETLQDVDERGTDEDRTVARSLIGLLRCFQSRLQLAALELGRARADAEDLGIKRVTTFCQANAAFYSRLTEASQNFENLIDEIGDAKLFHTLHRDIWLSLIENMAHHALEQERGRQAVRLLRTVAAFHSRLGDPNRADALERRAQELDAELEALRT; encoded by the coding sequence ATGAGTTCGGAGACACCTTCGCTGCCACAACCGGGTGACCTGATCGGGGGCCGATTTCGGATCCTCGAGCATCTGGGCACCGGTGGTTTTGGCACCGTTTACAAAGCCCTGCAGGAGAATGTCGGGCGCGAAGTCGCGCTCAAATTCCTGACGCCGGGCGTGGCCGAAGATCCGATCAACGTCGAGCGCTTCCGCCGCGAAGCTTATCACGTCAGCCAACTGCGCCACCCGCACACTATCACCCTTTATGACTATGGCCAGACCGAAGCTGGTTTGGTCTACATGGTCATGGAGATCCTCGACGGGGAGGCGCTCTCCGACATCATCCAGAATCACGGGGCGCTCGAGCCGCCGCGCGCCGCGCACGTCTTTATCCAGGTCCTCAAGAGCCTCTCCGAGGCCCACCGACGCGGGCTGGTCCACCGGGATCTGAAACCCGAAAATATCTTTTTGTGCGAGATGTTCGGCGAGCACGACTACGTCAAGGTGCTCGACTTCGGCGTGGCCAAGATGACCCTGATGGACGCCGATGACGACGACGGCGAGGAGACGCTCACCAAAGCGGGGCGCATCTTCGGTACGCCCATGTACATGGCGCCCGAGCAGGCGTGTGCCGAGCCGATCACTCCGGCGACCGACGTCTACGCGCTGGGCCTTCTGCTCTACGAAATTTGGACGGGCAAGCCGCCGGTGACCGGGCGCAACCGCATGGACGTGATCCACAAGCAGATCCGTGATCCGGTCCCGGAGCTGAGCGACGACTTCGAGAAGACGCCCGTCGGCCAGGTGATCCGCACCGCGTGCATGAAGGGCGTCGACCGGCGCTATCAGAACGCCGCCGAGTTGCTCGAGGCGTTCGTGAGCGCGTTGCGACAGATGAAAATCTTCCCGGCGCCCAAAGGCGGCACCTCGCCGGAGATCTCGGTGACCAGCTTGGTGCCCGAGGATGCGCCCGGCGACGATTCGACGCATCAGATGACGCCGCCCAGCGAGCTGACGACTCATCCGGCGCGGTCGGTCAACGAAAAAGCGCGTCCGGCCAAGCCCAAGGCGACGCCGCCGCCGGTGCCGCCCAGTCAGGCGAAGCCAGCCAATAATTCAACGCAAGCAAGCCCCAAGAAGTCCGCTCGCCCGCCGGCGCGCGGCCGATTGCGTCGGCGAAGCTCACAGGCAGGCTCGCGTACGAACTCGCAAGTCGGCGGCCGCGGCATGCGCCGCCAGCGCAGCCGCTCGCAGCCCGGAAGCCCGCGCTACCAGTTGCCGCTGTTGGGCCGAGAGGACGTCCTCGCCCAACTCACCGGCATCGTCGAGGACAGCGCAGCCGCCAAGAGCGGCCAAATTGTCCTCGTCGAAGGCGAGTCGGGCATCGGCAAATCGCGGGTGGTGCGCACCCTCGAAAAGCAGCTCACCCAGCAGGGCGTGGCCGTCTCCATCGGCCACTTTCGTCGCCGCTCACTCCCCATGGAGGCGCTGCGCGAAGCCCTGGCGGTCTCCTGGGGCGTGGCCCACAGCGAGCGCAAGGAGGTCGACCGCGTCATCCGCAACGACCTGAACTCCATCGGAGGCTTCTCCGACGAGGAAATCGCGTTCGTGGTCGACTTCGTGCGCCCCCCGGCGCTCGACGCCTCCCAGATGCCCACCTCCACCGAGGAGGCCGGAGCGCTGTTCGCGCGCCTCGAGCGTCTGCTGCTCAAGATCTCGGAGCAAAAGCCCTTCGTGCTCATGCTCGAGGATATCCAGTACGCCGACAGCGCCACGCTCAGCTTTCTGGAGTACCTGGCCGTCACGCTGCGCACCCAGGCGGCGCCCATCGTCGTCATGATGACGCTGCGCCCCGAGGAGCGCGGCTTCAACGGCGACGTCGAGCAGAGCCTGCGCACCATGAACGCCAATATCGGCGTGGGCTTCTCGCGCGTGCCCATCAAACGCTTGCGCGGACGCCATCTGGCCCGTCTCCTCGACGCCATCTTGCCGCTTCAGGCGCGCATCAAAGAGCGCATCGGCTGGCTCAGCCAGGGCGTGCCGCTGCACGCCATCCAGATTATTCGCTACCTGCGCAACGAGGGGAAACTCGTGCGCCAGGGGCAGCGCTGGGGCCTCAAAGAGGGCTCGCCGCGTGATATCAACCTGCCGCCCGACCTGATGGACCTGATGCACCTTCGGTTGCAGCAGGCGATTTCGGCGCACGGCGGGTCGTCCGATCTGCGCGCGCTACTCGAGTGGATGGCCGTGTTGGGCATGCGCACCCCGGTCGATCTCCTCGTGGGCGTGCTCGCCGCCACCGGCGACGTCGACGTCGAGCACCTCGACGACGCGCTCGGCGCGCTCGCCGACGAAGGCATCATCCACCAGACGCTGCACCGCAACCTGATGTGCGTCGAGTTCGACAGCAGCTTGTTGCGCGAGGCGCTCCTGGGCGATCTCTCCGATCGCTGGTCGAACCGCCGGCTGCACCAGCAGGCCGCGCGCCACAAGGCCGACTTCTACCGAGACAAGAATCTCGAGCTCCCGCTCGTCGAGATCGCCGACCACTGGCGACAAGCCGGCGAGATGGAGCGCTACCAGGACACCCTCTACGAGGCCGCGCGCCGCTCCAAGGAGCGCTTCGACACCCGCGGCGCCCGCGAGCGCTTCCGCGAACTTCTGGGCGTGCTCGAAGAGCAGGGCGATCGCAGCGACAAGTGGGTCCACACCCACCTCGCGCTGGCCGAACTCGCGCGACGTTTCGGTGAGTTCGGGCTCGCCGAGGACCACTACCGGCGCATCATCGCCGCGGGCGTCAAAGAGCGCCCCGAGGGCGCCGAGGCGCTGCGCGGCTTCGCCCACCTGCTCTTCGTGCAGCGGCGCATGCAAGAGGCCCTCGACTTCTACAAGCGCGCGCTGCAGGCGAGCCAGAAGAAGAAGGATGTCGCTGGTGTCGCCAAGGCGCTCGTGGGGCTGTCGCGGGTCTACCTGATGCGCGGCGACGCCAAAGAGGGCGCCAAGGTACGCGATCGCCTCGAAGAGATGCTCCCGCACCTCCCGCAGGGCGAAATCGCCGGGCGCGTGTTGCTGCACCTGGCCGAAGTCTCCCAGCGCCAGGGCGACCTGAGCGGGCGCTACGACTACCTGGTGCGTGCCCGCAAAGAGCTCGAGGACTCACAGGACCGCCAGGGCTTGAGCGACGTGCTCATCGCGCTGGGAAGCTCGTTGATGGACCCGGCGATGAACGCGCCCGACCGACTCCAGAAGGCCGGCGACGTGCTGCGCGAGGCGCTCGAGATCAAGCGCTCCATCGGCGACCGCCACGGCGTGGCCGAGACGTTCCGCTACCTGGGCCAGCTCGAGATGGAGCACGCCGATTTCCTGGCCGCCGAGAGCTTGCTGCAGCAGAGCCTCAACGTCCACGAGGCGCTGGGCGCTCCGTTCAATATCGGCGCCTCCCACAACGGCCTCGGCGTCGCCTACTTGCTCAACGGCGAGTTCGACGCCGCCGAGCACCACTGGGACCAGGCCATCGAGCTGTTCAAGCGCGTCGGCGACCAGATCGCCATCTCGCACACGATGCTCAACAAGGGCATCCTGGCCATCAACCGCGGCGACGTCACCCGCGCGCAGAGCCTGCTGCGGGAGTCGCGTCGCATCAAGGAATCCTTCGGCAGCAGCTGGGCGCTCTTCGACCTTCGCAACCACCTGGCCATCGCGGCGATGTGGCTCGGCGAGTTCGAAAACGCCGAGCAGATCCTCAACGAGACCCTCCAAGATGTCGACGAGCGCGGCACCGACGAAGACCGCACCGTCGCGCGCAGCCTGATCGGCCTGTTGCGCTGCTTCCAAAGCCGCCTGCAGCTCGCCGCCCTCGAACTGGGCCGGGCGCGTGCCGACGCCGAAGATCTGGGCATCAAGCGCGTGACCACCTTCTGCCAGGCCAACGCCGCCTTCTATTCGCGGCTGACCGAAGCGTCGCAGAATTTCGAGAACCTCATCGACGAAATCGGCGACGCCAAGCTCTTTCACACCCTGCATCGCGATATCTGGCTTTCCCTCATCGAGAATATGGCGCACCATGCGCTCGAGCAGGAACGCGGCCGCCAAGCCGTGCGCCTGCTGCGAACTGTGGCCGCGTTCCACAGCCGCCTCGGCGACCCGAATCGCGCCGACGCGCTGGAGCGACGCGCCCAGGAGCTTGATGCAGAGTTAGAGGCGCTTAGAACTTGA
- a CDS encoding alpha-ketoacid dehydrogenase subunit alpha/beta: protein MATNIEGSSADEIQAKANDGAGGEAKAPAGDGASTDKYGGLSPDELVQLFRDMYTSRKLDDAEINLKRQQKIYFQISGAGHEAALVGAAKAMKAGYDWFYPYYRDRALCVALGMTPLEVLAEAVGSSEDPNSGGRQMPAHWGHKDLNIVSQSSCTGTQELQAAGAAEVGRIMSQVDELKDKTDLYKDDEVVYVSIGDGASSEGEFWEAIGTASTYKLPVIFMVEDNGYAISVPSTEQVHGGSISKACAGFENLYITEYDGCDPIESYVEAKKAVEYARSGKGPALLHAHVIRPYSHSMSDDEKMYKPDAEREAEAAKDPIKTFPEFLVAEGILTEEGVEEVKAEVEQAVRDAVDEALELPTPHPDTVLDYVWSPDVDPTSDEFDVEPQWDEEGGEKTMVDLLNNTMRTEMRRDPRIVIFGEDVADVTKQELEGEVKGKGGVFKVTHGLQSEFGYRRVFNSPLAEANIIGRAIGMATRGLKPVVEIQFFDYIWPAYMQLKNELSNMRWRSNNAFSAPVVVRVPIGGYLKGGAPYHSQSGAVLFTHIPGLRVVMPSTAADAAGLLRTAIRCEDPVMFLEPKHLYRQTYNKSFNPGEDYTIPFGKAKTVREGNDLTIITYGSTVERSRRAVKKTGIDAEIIDLRSLQPYDWDAIANSVKKTNKALVVYEDGKSWGYGTEIATRIGDELFEYLDGPVKRVAAMDSFVAYHPDLEDRILPQIDDIAEAVEWLDKY from the coding sequence ATGGCGACGAATATCGAGGGAAGTTCGGCAGACGAAATCCAGGCGAAGGCGAATGACGGCGCCGGCGGCGAGGCGAAGGCCCCTGCGGGCGACGGTGCATCGACCGACAAGTACGGCGGGCTGAGCCCCGACGAGTTGGTCCAGCTCTTTCGCGACATGTATACCTCGCGAAAGCTCGACGACGCTGAGATCAACCTGAAGCGCCAGCAAAAGATCTATTTCCAGATCTCGGGCGCCGGCCACGAAGCCGCGCTTGTGGGCGCAGCCAAGGCGATGAAGGCGGGCTACGATTGGTTCTACCCGTACTACCGCGACCGCGCCCTGTGCGTGGCGTTGGGTATGACCCCGCTGGAAGTCTTGGCCGAAGCCGTCGGCTCGAGCGAAGACCCCAACTCCGGTGGCCGCCAGATGCCGGCGCACTGGGGCCACAAAGACCTCAACATCGTCAGCCAGTCCTCGTGCACCGGCACCCAGGAATTGCAGGCCGCCGGCGCCGCCGAAGTCGGCCGCATCATGAGCCAGGTCGACGAGCTCAAGGACAAGACCGACCTCTACAAAGACGACGAGGTGGTCTACGTCTCCATCGGTGACGGCGCGTCGAGCGAAGGTGAGTTCTGGGAGGCGATCGGCACCGCGTCGACCTACAAGCTTCCGGTCATCTTCATGGTCGAGGACAACGGCTACGCCATCAGCGTGCCGAGCACCGAGCAGGTCCACGGCGGCTCGATTTCGAAGGCCTGCGCCGGCTTCGAGAACCTCTACATCACCGAGTACGACGGCTGCGACCCCATCGAGAGCTACGTCGAGGCCAAAAAGGCCGTCGAGTACGCCCGTTCGGGCAAGGGCCCGGCGCTTCTGCACGCCCACGTCATCCGCCCCTACAGCCACTCGATGTCGGACGACGAGAAGATGTACAAGCCCGACGCCGAGCGTGAGGCCGAGGCGGCCAAGGACCCGATCAAGACCTTCCCCGAGTTCCTCGTCGCCGAGGGCATCCTGACCGAAGAAGGCGTCGAAGAGGTCAAAGCCGAGGTCGAGCAGGCCGTGCGCGACGCGGTCGACGAGGCGCTCGAGCTGCCCACCCCGCATCCCGACACGGTGCTCGACTACGTGTGGAGCCCCGACGTCGACCCCACGAGCGACGAGTTCGACGTCGAGCCCCAGTGGGACGAGGAAGGCGGCGAGAAGACGATGGTCGACCTTCTGAACAACACGATGCGCACCGAGATGCGCCGCGACCCGCGCATCGTCATCTTCGGCGAGGACGTCGCCGACGTGACCAAGCAGGAGCTCGAGGGCGAGGTCAAGGGCAAGGGCGGCGTCTTCAAGGTCACCCACGGCCTGCAGTCCGAGTTTGGCTACCGCCGCGTGTTCAACAGCCCGCTGGCCGAGGCCAACATCATCGGCCGCGCCATCGGTATGGCCACCCGCGGCTTGAAGCCGGTCGTCGAGATCCAGTTCTTCGACTATATCTGGCCCGCCTACATGCAGCTCAAAAACGAGCTGTCCAACATGCGCTGGCGCTCGAACAACGCGTTCAGCGCGCCGGTGGTGGTGCGCGTGCCCATCGGCGGCTACCTCAAGGGCGGCGCCCCGTATCACAGCCAGTCGGGCGCGGTGCTCTTCACCCACATCCCGGGCCTGCGCGTGGTGATGCCGTCGACCGCGGCCGACGCCGCCGGCTTGTTGCGAACGGCCATTCGCTGCGAGGACCCGGTCATGTTCCTCGAGCCCAAGCACCTGTACCGTCAGACCTACAACAAGTCGTTCAACCCCGGCGAGGACTACACCATCCCGTTCGGCAAGGCGAAGACGGTGCGCGAGGGCAACGACCTGACGATCATCACCTACGGCTCGACCGTCGAGCGCAGCCGCCGCGCGGTCAAGAAGACCGGCATCGACGCCGAGATCATCGACCTGCGCAGCCTGCAGCCGTACGATTGGGACGCCATCGCCAACTCGGTCAAGAAGACCAACAAGGCGCTGGTGGTCTACGAAGACGGCAAGAGCTGGGGCTACGGCACCGAGATTGCCACCCGCATCGGCGACGAGTTGTTCGAGTACTTGGACGGCCCGGTCAAGCGCGTGGCCGCCATGGACAGCTTCGTGGCGTATCACCCGGACCTGGAGGACCGGATCCTTCCGCAGATCGACGATATTGCGGAGGCGGTGGAGTGGTTGGATAAGTATTGA
- a CDS encoding M23 family metallopeptidase, whose amino-acid sequence MRTHSADNIAPKTPLPALYALALCVLAAVVAASGCTGFGSTPVCMAGAKLGPRGKCQTQRAPLHHIPFREGFKTKVMQGFHGYLSHKEDLAFSIDYRCKEGTPITASKSGRVWAIREDSDKGCPDPSCVEDANYVILDHGDGTYSEYYHLRELGALVEPGEQVCAGQVIGLCGNTGFSSGPHLHFALTDSTRHTVPVRIWEARERGYGFVVPETEYTSENKIRAQCRDRGFSQIPKEAFAHHGVILDGELPAVIDDPDQSHLVQGTYHGDHPNIAIHRKLIDGGSWIDECVPVDEDGEFSARIKWPTKRFEAGTYWFMITGADKDCLAPGWAWSYKVQVWE is encoded by the coding sequence ATGCGTACACATTCCGCCGACAACATCGCCCCGAAGACGCCGCTGCCGGCCCTCTATGCGCTCGCCCTCTGCGTGCTCGCCGCCGTGGTGGCGGCCTCGGGCTGCACGGGCTTCGGCTCCACGCCGGTGTGCATGGCCGGCGCCAAGCTCGGGCCGCGCGGCAAATGTCAGACTCAGCGGGCGCCGCTGCACCATATCCCATTTAGAGAGGGTTTCAAGACGAAGGTCATGCAGGGCTTCCACGGCTACCTGAGCCACAAAGAAGACCTGGCCTTCTCCATCGACTACCGCTGCAAGGAGGGCACCCCTATCACCGCCTCGAAGAGCGGGCGGGTGTGGGCGATCCGCGAGGACAGCGACAAGGGCTGCCCCGATCCGTCGTGCGTCGAGGACGCCAACTACGTCATCCTGGACCACGGCGACGGCACCTACTCCGAGTACTACCACCTGCGCGAGCTGGGCGCGCTCGTCGAGCCCGGCGAGCAGGTCTGCGCCGGCCAGGTCATCGGCCTGTGCGGCAACACCGGCTTTTCGAGCGGCCCGCACCTGCACTTCGCGCTGACCGACTCCACCCGCCACACCGTGCCCGTGCGCATCTGGGAGGCGCGCGAGCGCGGCTACGGCTTCGTGGTCCCCGAGACCGAGTACACCTCCGAGAACAAAATCCGCGCCCAATGCCGCGACCGGGGCTTCTCGCAGATCCCCAAAGAGGCCTTCGCCCACCACGGAGTCATCCTCGACGGCGAGCTCCCCGCGGTCATCGACGACCCCGACCAGTCGCACCTCGTCCAGGGCACCTACCACGGCGACCACCCCAACATCGCCATCCACCGCAAGCTCATCGACGGCGGCAGCTGGATCGACGAATGCGTCCCCGTCGACGAAGACGGCGAGTTCTCCGCGCGCATCAAATGGCCCACCAAACGCTTCGAGGCGGGCACCTACTGGTTCATGATCACCGGCGCCGACAAGGATTGCTTGGCGCCCGGGTGGGCGTGGAGCTACAAGGTGCAGGTCTGGGAGTGA
- the leuS gene encoding leucine--tRNA ligase, whose amino-acid sequence MSNYKPEEIEPKWQKFWEENKTFQVEADESKPKYYVLDMFPYPSGSGLHVGHVEGYTATDIVARYKRARGFNVLHPMGWDAFGLPAEQYAIKTGTHPAVKTAENVATFKRQLKALGFSYDWDREINTTDPGYYKWTQWIFLQLYHQGLAYVAEVPVNWCPALGTVLANEEVIDGKSERGGHPVIRKPMRQWMLAITEYADRLLEDLDDIDWPEHLKDMQRNWIGKSKGAEVDFAVDPESADGLEANIRVFTTRPDTLFGATYMVLSPEHPLVDELTDEEHKLEVEAYKKEAAMKSELQRTELQKEKSGVFTGAYAINPVNDEKIPIWVADYVLMSYGTGAIMAVPAHDERDWEFAKKYDIEIREVVSGGDVQEEAYTGDGELVNSGLIDGLSVPDAKKKITAWLEDEGKGKGTINYKLRDWLFSRQRYWGEPFPIIHRDDGETVPLPEEQLPLELPEVEKYEPSGTGESPLATIDEWVETVDPESGMTARRETNTMPQWAGSCWYYLRYLDPHNDEEPWAEKKEKYWMPVDLYVGGAEHAVLHLLYARFWHKVLYDVGVVSTKEPFQRVVNQGMILGRTYRYAVDENGEPFSMVGYDGEVEAQRERVIAPTDVRWDNDTPMHPEHDIELDVLTEKMSKSRGNVINPDDVIKDYGADSLRLYEMFMGPLEQTKPWDPRGVNGVHRFLSRIWRLTVGEDGELSDNVLDYEPSGDEQRELHKTIKKVTEDTGNLDFNTAIAAMMEFVNFLYKQDDVSKQTLEALTVMVAPYAPHTAEELWEKLGNEPSVANAAWPEYEEELTKEDTVEVAVQVMGKVRGVIEVPVDADEETAVAAARAEDNVERHLEGKTIRKVIWVPGRILNFVAN is encoded by the coding sequence ATGTCGAACTACAAGCCCGAAGAGATCGAGCCGAAGTGGCAGAAATTCTGGGAGGAGAACAAGACCTTCCAAGTCGAGGCCGACGAGAGCAAGCCCAAGTATTACGTCCTCGACATGTTTCCGTACCCGTCCGGCTCGGGCCTACACGTGGGCCACGTCGAGGGGTACACGGCCACCGACATCGTGGCGCGCTACAAGCGGGCGCGCGGGTTTAACGTACTCCACCCGATGGGGTGGGATGCGTTCGGGCTTCCCGCCGAGCAATACGCCATCAAGACGGGCACCCACCCGGCGGTCAAGACCGCCGAGAACGTGGCGACCTTCAAGCGCCAGCTCAAGGCGCTGGGCTTTAGCTACGACTGGGACCGCGAGATCAACACGACCGACCCGGGCTACTACAAGTGGACCCAGTGGATCTTCTTGCAGCTGTACCACCAGGGTCTGGCGTATGTGGCCGAGGTGCCTGTGAACTGGTGCCCCGCCCTGGGCACGGTGTTGGCGAACGAAGAGGTCATCGACGGCAAGAGCGAGCGCGGCGGCCACCCGGTCATCCGCAAGCCGATGCGCCAGTGGATGCTGGCGATCACCGAGTACGCCGACCGCCTGCTCGAGGATCTCGACGACATCGACTGGCCCGAGCACCTCAAGGACATGCAGCGCAACTGGATCGGCAAGTCGAAGGGCGCCGAGGTCGACTTCGCGGTCGACCCGGAGTCGGCCGACGGGCTCGAGGCCAATATCCGCGTGTTCACCACACGTCCCGACACCCTGTTCGGCGCCACCTACATGGTCCTGTCGCCCGAGCACCCGCTGGTCGACGAGCTGACCGACGAGGAGCACAAGCTCGAAGTCGAGGCGTACAAGAAAGAAGCCGCCATGAAGAGCGAGCTGCAGCGCACCGAGCTCCAAAAGGAGAAGTCGGGCGTGTTCACCGGCGCGTACGCCATCAACCCGGTCAACGACGAGAAGATCCCCATCTGGGTCGCCGACTACGTGCTCATGAGCTACGGCACCGGCGCCATCATGGCCGTGCCCGCCCACGACGAACGCGACTGGGAGTTCGCCAAAAAGTACGACATCGAGATCCGCGAGGTCGTCTCGGGCGGCGACGTCCAGGAGGAGGCCTACACGGGCGACGGCGAGTTGGTGAACTCCGGCTTGATCGACGGCCTGTCGGTCCCCGACGCCAAAAAGAAGATCACCGCGTGGCTCGAGGACGAGGGCAAGGGCAAGGGCACCATCAACTACAAGCTGCGCGACTGGCTGTTCAGCCGCCAGCGCTACTGGGGCGAGCCCTTCCCCATCATCCACCGCGACGACGGCGAGACGGTGCCGCTGCCCGAAGAGCAGCTGCCGCTGGAGCTCCCCGAGGTCGAGAAATACGAGCCGAGCGGCACCGGCGAGTCGCCCTTGGCGACCATCGACGAGTGGGTCGAGACGGTCGACCCCGAGTCGGGCATGACCGCGCGCCGCGAGACGAACACCATGCCGCAGTGGGCCGGCTCGTGCTGGTATTACCTGCGCTACCTCGACCCGCACAACGACGAGGAGCCCTGGGCCGAGAAGAAAGAAAAATACTGGATGCCCGTCGACCTATACGTCGGCGGCGCCGAGCACGCCGTGCTGCACCTTCTGTACGCGCGTTTCTGGCACAAGGTCCTGTACGACGTGGGCGTCGTCAGCACCAAAGAGCCGTTCCAGCGGGTGGTCAACCAGGGCATGATCCTGGGACGCACCTACCGGTACGCGGTCGACGAGAACGGCGAGCCGTTCAGCATGGTCGGCTACGACGGCGAGGTCGAAGCGCAAAGGGAGCGCGTCATCGCCCCCACCGACGTGCGCTGGGATAACGACACCCCGATGCACCCCGAGCACGACATCGAGCTCGACGTGCTCACCGAGAAGATGTCGAAGTCGCGCGGCAACGTCATCAACCCCGACGACGTCATCAAAGACTACGGCGCCGACTCGCTCAGGCTCTACGAGATGTTCATGGGCCCGCTCGAGCAGACCAAGCCGTGGGACCCGCGCGGGGTCAACGGCGTGCACCGCTTCCTGTCGCGCATCTGGCGCCTGACGGTGGGCGAGGACGGCGAGCTTAGCGACAACGTGCTCGACTACGAGCCGTCGGGCGACGAGCAGCGCGAGCTGCACAAGACCATCAAGAAGGTCACCGAGGACACCGGCAACCTGGACTTCAACACCGCCATCGCGGCGATGATGGAGTTCGTCAACTTCCTGTACAAACAGGACGACGTCAGCAAGCAGACCCTCGAGGCGCTGACCGTCATGGTCGCCCCGTACGCCCCGCACACGGCCGAAGAGCTGTGGGAGAAGCTGGGCAACGAGCCGTCGGTCGCCAACGCGGCCTGGCCGGAGTACGAAGAGGAGCTGACCAAAGAGGACACCGTCGAGGTGGCCGTGCAGGTCATGGGCAAGGTGCGCGGTGTGATCGAAGTGCCCGTCGACGCCGACGAGGAGACCGCCGTGGCGGCCGCCCGCGCCGAAGACAACGTCGAGCGCCACCTGGAGGGCAAGACGATTCGCAAGGTGATCTGGGTGCCGGGTCGGATCTTGAACTTCGTGGCGAACTGA
- a CDS encoding 4a-hydroxytetrahydrobiopterin dehydratase, with product MAPELLSEEEIEERLEEIEDWEWVDDSIERSIEFESFMDAIDFINRIANHAEEADHHPEIFNVYNTVELSLTTHDSGGLTHKDFDLAAKIDLEV from the coding sequence ATGGCCCCAGAACTACTGTCTGAAGAAGAGATCGAAGAGCGCCTCGAAGAAATCGAGGACTGGGAGTGGGTCGACGACTCCATCGAGCGGAGCATCGAATTCGAGAGCTTCATGGACGCCATCGACTTCATCAACCGTATCGCCAACCACGCCGAAGAAGCCGACCACCACCCGGAGATCTTCAACGTCTACAACACCGTCGAGTTATCGCTGACGACGCATGACTCGGGTGGGCTGACGCACAAGGATTTCGATCTGGCGGCGAAGATCGATCTCGAGGTGTGA